The region TCGCTGGTGCCGGCCACCCACTGCAGTTGGCGCAGGTTCTGGGGCTGCAGCGCCGGGTTGATGATGGCGTCCTCCATGGTCAGCAGCTTGTCCTGTGCCTGCAGCTGCAGCGTTACGGAGAGAAGCAACAGGAGCAGGGCTAATCGCTTCGGGAAGTATGAAATTGTCATGATTCGAAAGTATGATCAGTATAAAAAACCAGTATGCAAGAAACGGCTAATATCCCTGTTTCGCAAAAACAACGGCCTTTACCACGGCTAAAGTATAACCGGAAAACGGGAATCATACCAGGCCCCCGTTTGTTAAAAACCATAGCCCCGGCACGTATAAAACATCCCGTAACATGGTGTTATACTTAAGCGCCGAACTTCTTTTAATGGGTAAAATTTAGTAATTTTGCAGTATGAATTGGGATACAGATATTTTTCATAAAGAGGAACTTGACGTCGCGCTACTCGAGGAGACCACCGACCTGCGCAATCTGGTGGTCTATAACGACGACGTGAACACGTTTGATCATGTCATCGATACGCTCATCAAAGTATGCGGCCACACGGCAGAGCAGGCGGAGCAGTGTACCATGCTGATCCACTACAAGGGCAAGTGCACGGTTAAAGTGGGGTCTTACGAGGAACTGAAAGGCATGTGCACCGCCCTGCACGACAAGGACCTTTCGGCGGATATAGAGTAGAGGAGGAGCTGCGTTTAGATGAATTTCCCTTCCAAGTTAATTGAGAATGCCGTAGAGGAGCTGGCGAAACTTCCCGGTGTGGGCCGGAAAACGGCGCTTCGCCTGGCCCTGCACATGCTCAAGCATGAGTCGGAGGATACGCTTTCGCTGGCTGAGGCGCTGGTGAAAATGCGTACCGAGGTAAAGCACTGCAAGGAGTGCCACAACATCTCCGACACCGAGATCTGCTCGATCTGCGCCAACCCGCTCCGCGACCGCAGCCTGCTGTGCGTGGTCAGCGATATCCGCGATGTGATTGCCATTGAGAACACCTCCCAGTACAAAGGGCTGTACCATGTGCTGGGCGGCGTTATTTCCCCGATCGAGGGCATCGGCCCCTCAGACCTGTACATCGACTCGCTGCTTGAGCGCCTACCGAAGTCGGAGATAAAGGAGATTTTGCTGGCTATCAGCCCCACGATGGAGGGCGACACCACCGCCTTTTACCTTACCCGCAAGCTTCGCGACTTTGACCTGCGCATTACCACCATTGCCCGTGGCGTGCCGGTGGGCGGCGAACTGGAGTATACCGATGAGATCACGCTCGGCAGAAGCATTGTGGAGCGTACGGCTTACGGCAAAGTATAAAAAGTATCCAAACTACAAAAAAGGCTGCAGAAACCCTCTGCAGCCTTTTTTTGTGTTCATACACCTGCTTATATACTTCTCTGCATTCAAATATGTACATGATTCAATTATTTACCTGCAAGGATTTTTTATGTATTTATAAAGTTTAATCGGAACTTAATGTAATGTAAATAAGTATGTATAGGACGTAATTTATAGTATAGCCATTGGTGCCTATGGAAGCATCACCTTTACCCGTTTCAAAACCCCGATGCAGGTATACGCTGTGTTTGCCTGTTATTTTGTTTCTGATCCTTGGTTTCTGCACATTCTCTGCCCGGGCCGAGGCAGCAGGAGAGACCCCGCGCGCGCTGGAGGTCGCCTCCTGTTCAACAGCTGTAAAACCCAGGATCACACTGAACGGCCCGCCCACCATCTGTGCCGGGGGCAGCGTGCTGCTCACGGCAAGCCCAGGCAAAAGCTACAAGTGGAGCAACGGCGCCACCTCCAGGTCCATCACGGTTACCCAATCCGGTGCCTACTATGTGGAGGTGGTGGATGAGAATGACTGCCTTGGAAAATCGGATACGCTGGAAGTAGTGGTCTCTGCCAGGCTGAAAGCGCCTAAGATTGAATATACCGAGCCCCTGGTGGTATGCGGGAAAGGAAGTATAACCATGCGGGTGGAGGAGCAGGAGGGGGCAGCCTATATCTGGAAAAAGGACGGGGTGCCGGTATATGATAAATCGAATGAGTTTACGGCCACAGAGACGGGCGTTTATACCGTGGAGCTTTCCAACTTCTGCGGCTATGTGCGCAGTGCGAATAAAGTGGAGTTCGTGATCCAGCAACCTATGCCAGCTTTTGAGGTGGAGGCCTCCGGAAAGCTTGTGTTCTGCAGAGGCGGCAGTGTAAAGCTGTCGGCTCCTGAATTGAAAAACGTTACCTACGCCTGGTTCCGGGACGGGAAGGCCGTTAGTGGCAGCAGCAGCCATACGCTGCAGGCAACCGAGGCCGGGGCTTATACTGCAGAGATCACCAGCCAGTGCGGCTCCTTCCGGAGCAGCAACAGCCTGCAGGTAGAGTTACTCAGCCTGCCCGAGGCTCCCACTGCCGAGAAGGTAGTGGGCTGCACGAAATCCTCCCTGACATTGCATGCCTCTGGTGGCAAGAATGGCATGTACCGGTGGTATACTTCCGCGAAAGGCGGCGTGGCCATTGCAGGCGCCAACGGATCCTCCTTTTCCACGCCTGTGCTCTCCAACTCGGCTACCTACTATGTCGCCGTCACCAACGGGCAGTGCGAAAGTGAGCGGGTGCCGGTGGAGGCCATCATCAACACAAAGCCAGAGGTGGCAGCCATAGCGGCAAAAGGTTCCCTGGAGTTCTGTGAGGGAGGTGCCGTGGAAATCTCCGGAGTTAAGCCTTATGAGAAGGTGGAGTACGTGTGGCTGCGCGATGGGAAAGAGGTTGAGAGCGGCCCCAGCACCCTGCAAGCCACCAAGAGCGGTGTATATACGCTGAAGCTGCAGAACGAGTGCGGTTCCACGGTGTCTTCCAACAGCATAAAAGTGACCGTATGGCCGGCGCCCGAAACCCCGGTAGCGCACGATGGCGTGTCCTGCGGACCCGGCAAGGTGCTGCTTTCAGCCATAGGGGGTGCCGCTGGAGAGTTTCGCTGGTACGAACAAGCCAACTCAGCCACAGCCATAGCGGGAGCCACCGCCGCCGAGTTCGAAACGCCTTCGCTGCAAAGCTCACGGACCTACTATGTATCGGTGGTGCGCAATGGCTGCGAAACGGAGCGGGTGCCGGTGCAGGCATTGGTGTACCCACAGCCGGTGGCCGCAGCCAGCGTGCAGGATTTGGAGATTGATGCCGGAGATAGTACCCGTCTGCTGGGCAGCGGCGGCGCGAGCTATACCTGGAGCCCGGCCGCAGGATTGGATGACCCCACCAGCGCCACGCCTGTAGCCACACCCGACAAAACCACCCGCTATACCCTAACGGTGCGCAACGAGGAAGGCTGCGAAGACACCACCAGTGTGGTGGTGAACGTGCGGCAGCTGCTGGAGATACCCAATGCCTTCTCGCCGAACGGCGACGGGGTGAACGATACCTGGGAGATCCGCAATATCGAGTATTACCCGCAGGCTAAAATTGAGGTGTACAACCGCTGGGGAAGCCTGGTGTATGAGCGCTCCAACTACCGAAACGAGTGGGCAGGCACCTACAGAGGCGCCGCCCTGCCCGTTAGCACCTACTTTTACGTGGTTATTGTTCCGGGCAAGGCCAAGTTTACCGGCTACCTCAACATCGTGAACTAAGACATCCCCCTGCCTATGAAACGACTTATACCCTTCCTTCTATTCTGCTTTTTGCCTGTCCTGCTGCTGGCGCAGCAGAAGCCGCAGTACAGCCAGTACACGATCAATAACTACCTGCTAAACCCTGCCATTGCGGGCATCGAGGAGTATGCCGACGTGAAGATAGGCAGCAGGTCAGCCATGTCTGGCGTGGAGGGGGAGCCTACCACCTACTACCTCAGTGCTCACGCGCCGATCGGTTATACTTCCAGGGGAGGGCGAAAAGGCTCGGGCCGCAGGGCTCCCTCCTTTGGGGGCAAAAACAACGGCGGGCGCATCAGCGAGCAGTTCAGGCCGCACCACGGCATCGGTATACTGGCCGTGCATGACAAATTGGGTGCCTTCCATCGAACAGAGGCAAGTATGGCCTATGCCTACCATTTGGCCCTGTCGCGGGACGTGCGGCTTTCCGGAGGGGTAGGCGCCGGCCTGATACAGCAACGGCAGCGCTCCGGCGAGCTTCACTTCGCCAACCCCGTTGATGCGGCAAACGCAGACTGGAACATGGTGAAGCCAAACTTATCGGCGGGGCTGTGGCTTTACGGCAGCAACTTTTACATCGGCACCTCGGGTGCGCAGCTGCTGGGCAACTCCGTCAGCTTTGATAATGCCGTGGAGGACCGTAACCTGCTCTATGAGCACTTCTTCCTGACCGGGGCTTACCGCTTTAACGTGACCGAGGAGATAAGCCTGGTGCCATCCCTTATGCTGATGTGGCTGCAGCCTTTGCCCGGTGCCGTAGACTTTAACCTGCGCGCCGTGTACCAGGACCGGCTGTGGGTGGGCGGCTCGTATAGGCAGAACGGCAATTTCGCGGTGCTGGCAGGTGTTACCATTAACCACATTTTCGACGTGGGATATGCCTACGACAGAGGGGTGCCTGCCAACTTCGGTATGGGCAACGGTAACCACGAGGTAGTGCTGGGCATGCGCATCTTCAACAAAGCCAAGGTGCTTTGTCCGCAAAATTTGTGGTGATGCCCTAACCCCATTCCCACTACGCAAACGCTTGTTTTTTATACTTTATACATCCCTTTCATCATCTGAGAATCATTAAGGTTGATATTCCCTTCTGTTACTGGAAAGTCTGTGGCTTTATGAGTAAATTGCCAGCTTAACTCGAAGCACATATGCAAGAAACAGCAGAAGCGAAAGCCGTCCTTTCTGATAGAATTCTGTCCCTGGCTGAGTCTCAGACCATCGCCATGGCCAAAAAAGCCCGCGAACTGGCCGCCAAGGGCTATGATGTGATCAACCTTAGCTTTGGAGAGCCCGATTTCCAGACGCCCCAATACATCAAAGACGCCGCCAAACAGGCCATTGATGAAGGGTTTACTTTTTATACCCCGGTGCCGGGCTACCTGGAGCTGCGCGAGGAAATCTCCAAAAAGTTTAAGCGCGATAATAACCTGGACTATGCCCCGGACCAGATCGTGGTGTCCACAGGAGCCAAGCAAAGTATAGCCAACGCGGTGATGTGCCTGGTGAACCCGGGCGATGAGGTGGTGATCTTCTCGCCTTACTGGGTGTCTTACGAGGAGATCGTGAAATTGGCAGAGGGTGTGCCGGTGCCGGTAATGGGCCGCCTTGAGAATGACTATAAGGTTACCGCCGAGCAGCTGGAGAAGGCCATTACGAGCAATACCAAACTGGTGATGTACTCCTCGCCGTGCAACCCGACGGGCGCCGTGTTCGAGGAAGAGGAGCTCAGGGCTATCGCCCGCGTGCTGGAGAAGCATCCGCAGGTGCACGTTATCGCCGATGAGATCTACGAGTACATCAACTTCGGCGGCAAGCATTTCAGCATGGCCAGCATTGACTCCATCCGCGACCGCGTGATCACGGTGAACGGCTTCTCGAAAGGCTACGCCATGACAGGCTGGCGCGTGGGCTACCTGGCCGCTACCCGTGAGATTGCCTCTGCCTGCGATAAAATGCAGAGCCAGATTACCTCGGGTACCTGCTCTATTGCCCAGAAGGCTGCCGCCGCCGCATTAAAAGGTGGCAATGCCAGCGCCCTGGAAATGGCCGAGGCCTACCGCCGTCGCCGCGACCTGGTACTGGATCTGATGAGCGGCATCCCGGGATTTAAGACCTACCTGCCAACCGGCGCTTTTTACATTTTCCCGGATATCAGCGCTTACTTTGGAAAACAATACGAGGGCAAGACAATCGAAAATGCCCTAGACCTGAGCATGTTTATACTTAGCGATGCCCATGTGGCCGTGGTAAGTGGCGAGGCGTTCGGGGCACCACAGTGCGTCCGCTTCTCTTTTGCCGCCTCCGACGAGCAACTGACGGAGGCGATGCGCCGCATCAAGGACAGCCTCGCAAAACTGCAGTAATGAATCATTTTAAAAGCTTAGAAGATATTTTTGAGGCCTTCAACCGCCTGAAAGTGTTGGTGGTGGGCGATGTGATGATCGACTCCTACCTGTGGGGCAAAACCTCGCGCATCTCGCCGGAGGCACCGGTGCCGATCGTGAATGTGGTGAAGCGGGAGAAGCGCCTGGGCGGTGCCGCCAACGTGGCCCTGAACGTACAGGCCATGGGCGCCATGCCGCTGCTTTGCTCCGTTATCGGCGATGATAAGGACGGGGCTGATTATCTGCGCCTGATGGAGGAGAAAGGCTTGCCGACGGAAGGTATTGTGCAGAGCCCGGAGCGGGTAACCACCATCAAGCACCGCATTATTGCCGGGGCGCAGCAACTCCTGCGCGTGGATTCCGAGATCGAGCACAACCTGACCGATTACGAGGAGCGGCACCTGGAGGAGCGTTTCCTGCAGCTGCTTGGTCAGGCCGATGTGGTGATCTTCGAGGATTACGATAAGGGGGTTTTCTCGGAGCGGAACATCCGACGCTTCCTGGAACTGGCCAACCAGCACGGGGTGCCGAGCGTGATTGACCCGAAGAAGAAGAATTTCCTGAGCTATGTGGGCTGCACGCTGTTTAAACCAAACCTGAAGGAGCTGAAGGAAGGCCTGAAAGCCGACTTTGCTGATGAGAACCTGCCTGCCTTTGAGGATGCTGTGGAAGAGCTGCAGCAACGCCTGCAGGTAAAGCAGGTGCTGGTTACCCTCTCGGAAAGAGGCGTGTTCGTGGCCGATGGCGCCGAGAAAACGTACATTGAGGCGCACCGCCGCTCCATCTCCGACGTATCCGGTGCCGGAGACACCGTAATAAGTATAGCCGCCCTATGTATGGCGCTTAAGACCTCCTTGCCTTTTATGGCTGGCCTTAGCAACCTGGGCGGTGGCCTCGTATGCGAACAAGTGGGCGTGGTGCCTGTGGACAGGCAGCGGCTATATGAGGAGGCGCTGCGCATAGGCCTGTTCAAAAAGCATGAACACCGAGTCGCTTAACAGGTTTCTTTACGGCAGCAAGCTGAAGGTGTATGCCCTGATGCGGTATACCACCTATACGCTTACCATACTTGCGGTGGGTATTCTCCTGTACGCCCACGGTGTAGTGGAGGACCCCACCACGCTCCGCAGGCTGTTCTATGCCATCGACGGCATTCTGATGGTGTTCGTGGTGATTTACCTGCTGCGTATACTCTATGCCTTTGAGCGGGTAAAGTTCCTGCGGCGCACCCGGTTCGAGGGGCTGCTGATGCTGGTGGTGTTCATCAACGAGTTCAGTACCTATGTGCTGGGCGTTCCTTTAATCTACAACATCTTCGACAGCATCGGCATATCCATGTCGGTGGAGCTGTACCGGGCAAGCGTATCGCTGTACATGCTGCTGCTGCTGGTGATAGAGCTGCTGGAAACCAGGGTGCACCTGAAAACGCTGCAGCTAAAGCCCGGCATTACCTTTCTGCTCAGCTTTATCACCCTGATCACCATTGGCACCGGGCTGTTTATGCTGCCCAAAATGACCACCACGCCGGATGGCATGCGGTTTATCGACGCCCTGTTCATGGCCACCAGCGCCTCTTGCATCACCGGGCTGGTGGTGGTAGACCCCGGCACCTATTTCACGCTGTCGGGCCAGGTGCTGCTGCTGGTGCTGGTGCAGTTGGGCGGGTTGGGCGTGATGACCTTCGCCACGTTCTTCGCCTCGCTCATGCGGCAAGGGATGGGGATAAAGCAGCACGTAGCCTTGCACCAGATTATGGATAGCGAGTCGCTGCTGTCGGCCAAGGGCCTGCTGAGCAAGCTTATCACCCTTACGCTCACCATCGAGGCGATCGGGGCTGTCATTATCTTTGCCACCTGGAGCCCCGAAGTACAGTTCTCGAATCTGGGCAGCAAGATATTTTACTCCGTTTTCCATGCTGTAAACGGGTTCTGCAATGCCGGCTTCTCGCTTTTCCCGGAGGGGCTTTATACCCAGCCGCTGCGCTTTGGCTATGTCATGCACTTGTCCGTTGCCGCCTTGATCATCTTGGGAGGGCTGGGCTTCCCAACGATGCTAGATGTGTTCTCGCCTTCGTCTATGCGCAGGCGGATGGCCGCCCCATGGCGCAACTGGAAACTGCTCACGCGTGTTACCCTGTATACCTCCGCGGCGCTGCTTACGCTGGGAACGGTTGTTTTCTTTTTGCTGGAGTATTACAATACGCTGGCCAGCCTCAGCTTTCCGGAGGCGCTCGTTACGGCTTTCTTCCAATCCGTTACCGCGCGGTCCGGGGGGTATCATACCGTGGATATCTCGGTGCTCAACACCCCTACCATCCTGCTGTTCCTGTTCCTGATGTTTATCGGCGCGTCCCCGGGCTCCATGGGCGGAGGCATCAAGACCACCACGTTTGCCGTTATCATACTGTCAGTGGCCACCACCATCAGGGGCCGTGAGAACCTGGAGATCGGACATCGCACCATTCCGCACTCCATCTCCTACAAGGCCTTCTCGGTTTTTACCTTCGCAGCCGTCATCAACCTGTTCTGCATTTTCCTGCTCTCCATTACTGATGCGCAGTTTGAGATACTCCAGTTGGTTTTTGAGCAGGTATCGGCATTCGGCACGGTGGGCCTGAGCACAGGTATAACAGCCGGCCTCTCTGACGCCGGGAAGCTGATCATACTGCTCTCGATGTACGTAGGCAGGGTAGGCACGCTTACGCTGGCGCTGGCGCTGAGCACGCGGGCCAACATCAAAGGGTACAAGTATCCGGAGG is a window of Pontibacter kalidii DNA encoding:
- the recR gene encoding recombination mediator RecR, which gives rise to MNFPSKLIENAVEELAKLPGVGRKTALRLALHMLKHESEDTLSLAEALVKMRTEVKHCKECHNISDTEICSICANPLRDRSLLCVVSDIRDVIAIENTSQYKGLYHVLGGVISPIEGIGPSDLYIDSLLERLPKSEIKEILLAISPTMEGDTTAFYLTRKLRDFDLRITTIARGVPVGGELEYTDEITLGRSIVERTAYGKV
- a CDS encoding PorP/SprF family type IX secretion system membrane protein codes for the protein MKRLIPFLLFCFLPVLLLAQQKPQYSQYTINNYLLNPAIAGIEEYADVKIGSRSAMSGVEGEPTTYYLSAHAPIGYTSRGGRKGSGRRAPSFGGKNNGGRISEQFRPHHGIGILAVHDKLGAFHRTEASMAYAYHLALSRDVRLSGGVGAGLIQQRQRSGELHFANPVDAANADWNMVKPNLSAGLWLYGSNFYIGTSGAQLLGNSVSFDNAVEDRNLLYEHFFLTGAYRFNVTEEISLVPSLMLMWLQPLPGAVDFNLRAVYQDRLWVGGSYRQNGNFAVLAGVTINHIFDVGYAYDRGVPANFGMGNGNHEVVLGMRIFNKAKVLCPQNLW
- a CDS encoding ATP-dependent Clp protease adaptor ClpS, whose amino-acid sequence is MNWDTDIFHKEELDVALLEETTDLRNLVVYNDDVNTFDHVIDTLIKVCGHTAEQAEQCTMLIHYKGKCTVKVGSYEELKGMCTALHDKDLSADIE
- a CDS encoding Ig-like domain-containing protein encodes the protein MFLILGFCTFSARAEAAGETPRALEVASCSTAVKPRITLNGPPTICAGGSVLLTASPGKSYKWSNGATSRSITVTQSGAYYVEVVDENDCLGKSDTLEVVVSARLKAPKIEYTEPLVVCGKGSITMRVEEQEGAAYIWKKDGVPVYDKSNEFTATETGVYTVELSNFCGYVRSANKVEFVIQQPMPAFEVEASGKLVFCRGGSVKLSAPELKNVTYAWFRDGKAVSGSSSHTLQATEAGAYTAEITSQCGSFRSSNSLQVELLSLPEAPTAEKVVGCTKSSLTLHASGGKNGMYRWYTSAKGGVAIAGANGSSFSTPVLSNSATYYVAVTNGQCESERVPVEAIINTKPEVAAIAAKGSLEFCEGGAVEISGVKPYEKVEYVWLRDGKEVESGPSTLQATKSGVYTLKLQNECGSTVSSNSIKVTVWPAPETPVAHDGVSCGPGKVLLSAIGGAAGEFRWYEQANSATAIAGATAAEFETPSLQSSRTYYVSVVRNGCETERVPVQALVYPQPVAAASVQDLEIDAGDSTRLLGSGGASYTWSPAAGLDDPTSATPVATPDKTTRYTLTVRNEEGCEDTTSVVVNVRQLLEIPNAFSPNGDGVNDTWEIRNIEYYPQAKIEVYNRWGSLVYERSNYRNEWAGTYRGAALPVSTYFYVVIVPGKAKFTGYLNIVN
- a CDS encoding bifunctional heptose 7-phosphate kinase/heptose 1-phosphate adenyltransferase — its product is MNHFKSLEDIFEAFNRLKVLVVGDVMIDSYLWGKTSRISPEAPVPIVNVVKREKRLGGAANVALNVQAMGAMPLLCSVIGDDKDGADYLRLMEEKGLPTEGIVQSPERVTTIKHRIIAGAQQLLRVDSEIEHNLTDYEERHLEERFLQLLGQADVVIFEDYDKGVFSERNIRRFLELANQHGVPSVIDPKKKNFLSYVGCTLFKPNLKELKEGLKADFADENLPAFEDAVEELQQRLQVKQVLVTLSERGVFVADGAEKTYIEAHRRSISDVSGAGDTVISIAALCMALKTSLPFMAGLSNLGGGLVCEQVGVVPVDRQRLYEEALRIGLFKKHEHRVA
- a CDS encoding TrkH family potassium uptake protein, whose product is MNTESLNRFLYGSKLKVYALMRYTTYTLTILAVGILLYAHGVVEDPTTLRRLFYAIDGILMVFVVIYLLRILYAFERVKFLRRTRFEGLLMLVVFINEFSTYVLGVPLIYNIFDSIGISMSVELYRASVSLYMLLLLVIELLETRVHLKTLQLKPGITFLLSFITLITIGTGLFMLPKMTTTPDGMRFIDALFMATSASCITGLVVVDPGTYFTLSGQVLLLVLVQLGGLGVMTFATFFASLMRQGMGIKQHVALHQIMDSESLLSAKGLLSKLITLTLTIEAIGAVIIFATWSPEVQFSNLGSKIFYSVFHAVNGFCNAGFSLFPEGLYTQPLRFGYVMHLSVAALIILGGLGFPTMLDVFSPSSMRRRMAAPWRNWKLLTRVTLYTSAALLTLGTVVFFLLEYYNTLASLSFPEALVTAFFQSVTARSGGYHTVDISVLNTPTILLFLFLMFIGASPGSMGGGIKTTTFAVIILSVATTIRGRENLEIGHRTIPHSISYKAFSVFTFAAVINLFCIFLLSITDAQFEILQLVFEQVSAFGTVGLSTGITAGLSDAGKLIILLSMYVGRVGTLTLALALSTRANIKGYKYPEAHLAVG
- a CDS encoding pyridoxal phosphate-dependent aminotransferase produces the protein MQETAEAKAVLSDRILSLAESQTIAMAKKARELAAKGYDVINLSFGEPDFQTPQYIKDAAKQAIDEGFTFYTPVPGYLELREEISKKFKRDNNLDYAPDQIVVSTGAKQSIANAVMCLVNPGDEVVIFSPYWVSYEEIVKLAEGVPVPVMGRLENDYKVTAEQLEKAITSNTKLVMYSSPCNPTGAVFEEEELRAIARVLEKHPQVHVIADEIYEYINFGGKHFSMASIDSIRDRVITVNGFSKGYAMTGWRVGYLAATREIASACDKMQSQITSGTCSIAQKAAAAALKGGNASALEMAEAYRRRRDLVLDLMSGIPGFKTYLPTGAFYIFPDISAYFGKQYEGKTIENALDLSMFILSDAHVAVVSGEAFGAPQCVRFSFAASDEQLTEAMRRIKDSLAKLQ